One part of the Diadema setosum chromosome 6, eeDiaSeto1, whole genome shotgun sequence genome encodes these proteins:
- the LOC140229882 gene encoding uncharacterized protein → MMLLLISVMLLCGGGLSNVGAITCNMCTEVSSTNAVLLAELAADEGAGSEGTGAPTSVSCQTPVPMTCDKCMTQQFTFTFTSDTYGDGTLTMTQLGCSDPSLDSALGADNCLPPQMVTTKANQITQSAVQEGGLPTGITVTDTTGSLCVCDTDNCNVVPQAGDGAEQDTTMETTTAGAVHVLASATVLIGSLLSAIVFRAV, encoded by the exons TTGGCGCCATCACTTGTAATATGTGTACGGAAGTGTCTTCTACAAACGCGGTTCTTCTAGCTGAATTAGCTGCAGACGAGGGTGCGGGGTCCGAAGGTACTGGCGCGCCCACGTCAGTGTCCTGCCAGACACCTGTTCCGATGACCTGTGACAAGTGCATGACGCAGCAATTCACTTTCACCTTCACCAGCGATACAT ACGGTGACGGTACCCTTACAATGACGCAGCTAGGCTGTAGTGACCCGAGCCTGGACAGCGCGCTTGGTGCAGACAACTGCCTCCCCCCGCAAATGGTAACCACGAAGGCGAATCAAATAACGCAGTCAGCGGTCCAGGAAGGCGGCTTGCCAACCGGCATCACAGTCACCGATACGACTGGCTCCCTCTGCGTGTGCGATACGGACAACTGCAACGTCGTGCCGCAGGCTGGAGATGGTGCCGAACAGGACACCACGATGGAGACAACGACAGCGGGCGCTGTGCACGTCTTGGCGAGTGCGACTGTGCTGATTGGCTCTTTGCTTAGCGCCATCGTTTTCCGAGCCGTGTGA
- the LOC140229883 gene encoding uncharacterized protein codes for MTSSNPAFMPPSDPDAVSCDAPLTVNCSMPRACKANVVEQTYTHETLGNISFTRRELGCDEGGLQGTFCISGDTFASLVAATVADTLKEIFEPLGLTYRGVSGSLCVCDTGDNCNAIGTTTAPPAAGTTVAAAPIVGDGSRGGDAGTTMQTTTRGGAMHFTMNGALCTSQ; via the exons ATGACGTCGTCTAACCCCGCCTTTATGCCGCCTAGTGATCCCGACGCCGTATCGTGCGATGCTCCGCTGACAGTGAACTGTTCCATGCCGAGAGCGTGCAAGGCAAATGTGGTCGAACAGACCTACACGCATGAAACTC TGGGCAATATCTCATTTACTCGAAGGGAGCTGGGATGTGATGAGGGCGGGCTCCAGGGAACTTTCTGCATCTCTGGCGATACGTTTGCCTCCCTCGTCGCAGCCACCGTTGCCGATACACTAAAGGAAATCTTCGAACCGCTTGGTCTGACGTACAGGGGGGTCAGCGGCAGTCTGTGTGTTTGCGACACGGGCGACAACTGCAACGCCATCGGCACCACTACAGCGCCACCTGCGGCAGGAACGACCGTCGCAGCCGCGCCAATCGTAGGAGACGGCAGCCGCGGCGGAGATGCTGGCACAACTATGCAGACCACGACTCGTGGGGGCGCTATGCACTTCACAATGAACGGGGCGCTATGCACTTCACAATGA